From Streptomyces sp. GSL17-111, one genomic window encodes:
- a CDS encoding cytidine deaminase — MTDAQAVDPEDRKIITLARSARARNAVPEGAAVRDETGRTYVASTVTLPSLELTALQTAVAMAVASGAQSLEAAAVVSDAGALPGGDLAAVADLGGTTPVLLAAPDGTLRATLTAG; from the coding sequence ATGACTGATGCCCAGGCCGTCGATCCCGAGGACCGCAAGATCATCACCCTGGCGCGCAGCGCTCGCGCCCGCAACGCCGTGCCCGAGGGCGCGGCCGTGCGCGACGAGACGGGCCGCACCTACGTCGCGAGCACCGTGACCCTGCCCTCGCTGGAACTGACGGCGCTGCAGACCGCCGTCGCGATGGCCGTCGCGTCCGGCGCGCAGTCCCTGGAGGCCGCCGCCGTCGTCTCGGACGCCGGAGCGCTGCCCGGTGGCGACCTCGCGGCCGTGGCCGACCTGGGCGGCACGACGCCCGTCCTGCTGGCCGCGCCGGACGGCACCCTCCGCGCCACCCTCACGGCGGGCTGA
- the era gene encoding GTPase Era codes for MSAPPSPPHRAGFACFVGRPNAGKSTLTNALVGTKVAITSNRPQTTRHTVRGIVHREDAQLVLVDTPGLHKPRTLLGERLNDVVRSTWAEVDVIGFCLPADQRTGPGDRYIAAELAKLKRTPKVAVVTKTDLVDSKALAEQLIAVDRMGRELGIEWAEIVPVSAVDGSQVSLLADLLAPMLPESPPLYPDGDLTDEPEQVMVAELIREAALEGVRDELPHSIAVVVEEMLPREGRPADRPLLDVHANLYIERPSQKGIVIGPGGKRLKEVGSRSRTHIEALLGTPVFLDLHVKVAKDWQRDPKQLRRLGF; via the coding sequence ATGAGCGCCCCTCCCAGCCCACCGCACCGCGCCGGCTTCGCCTGCTTCGTCGGCCGCCCCAACGCCGGCAAGTCGACCCTGACCAACGCACTTGTGGGCACGAAGGTCGCGATCACCTCCAACCGGCCGCAGACGACCCGGCACACGGTCCGGGGCATCGTGCACCGCGAGGACGCCCAACTCGTCCTGGTCGACACCCCCGGTCTCCACAAGCCCCGCACGCTGCTCGGGGAGCGGCTGAACGACGTCGTGCGCTCCACCTGGGCCGAGGTCGACGTCATCGGCTTCTGCCTGCCGGCCGACCAGAGGACCGGCCCCGGCGACCGCTACATCGCCGCCGAGCTGGCCAAACTCAAGCGCACGCCGAAGGTCGCCGTCGTGACCAAGACCGACCTGGTGGACTCCAAGGCGCTCGCCGAGCAGCTCATCGCCGTCGATCGGATGGGCCGCGAACTGGGCATCGAGTGGGCCGAGATCGTGCCCGTCTCGGCCGTCGACGGCAGCCAGGTCTCGTTGCTGGCCGACCTGCTCGCCCCGATGCTGCCCGAGAGCCCGCCGCTGTACCCGGACGGCGACCTCACCGACGAGCCGGAGCAGGTCATGGTCGCGGAGCTGATCCGGGAGGCAGCGCTGGAGGGCGTCCGTGACGAACTGCCGCACTCCATCGCCGTCGTCGTGGAGGAGATGCTGCCCCGCGAGGGCCGTCCCGCCGACCGGCCGCTGCTGGACGTGCACGCCAACCTGTACATCGAGCGGCCCAGCCAGAAGGGCATCGTGATCGGCCCGGGCGGCAAGCGGCTCAAGGAGGTCGGCAGCCGCTCCCGCACGCACATCGAGGCGCTGCTCGGCACCCCCGTCTTCCTGGACCTGCACGTGAAGGTCGCCAAGGACTGGCAGCGCGACCCCAAGCAGCTGCGCCGCCTGGGCTTCTGA
- a CDS encoding TerB family tellurite resistance protein, with amino-acid sequence MGGLRVAGRHRGTLPADGWGRVGTGLRTGVRTAWTTVADGEFFCAACGGDRNYERRTGRRRLELLGVPLLRGNATEPVLACTSCGEHFGPEALTHPTTTRLAALLRDGVQGVALAALAIGGTDHPAARRAAVASVHAAGYPDCTEEQLLTLCAALRSDTSAGACVGVEIELHAVLGPLVPHLAEPGRVGLLLQGARIALADGPYSPGERAVLTALGSALEFTPEQTQALLVAAPERG; translated from the coding sequence GTGGGCGGACTGCGCGTGGCGGGCAGGCACCGGGGGACACTCCCGGCGGACGGCTGGGGGCGTGTGGGCACGGGCCTGCGCACCGGCGTCCGCACCGCGTGGACCACCGTGGCCGACGGCGAGTTCTTCTGCGCCGCGTGCGGCGGCGACCGCAACTACGAACGGCGCACCGGACGTCGGCGGCTGGAGCTGCTGGGCGTGCCGCTGCTGCGGGGCAACGCGACGGAGCCGGTCCTGGCGTGCACGTCCTGCGGGGAGCACTTCGGCCCCGAGGCACTGACGCACCCGACCACGACGCGGCTCGCCGCGCTGCTGCGCGACGGTGTGCAGGGCGTGGCGCTGGCCGCGCTGGCCATCGGCGGCACCGACCACCCGGCGGCCCGCCGCGCGGCCGTCGCGTCCGTGCACGCGGCCGGCTACCCGGACTGCACCGAGGAGCAGCTGCTCACCCTGTGCGCGGCGCTGCGGAGCGACACCTCCGCCGGGGCGTGCGTCGGCGTCGAGATCGAGCTGCACGCCGTGCTCGGCCCCCTCGTGCCGCACCTCGCCGAGCCCGGGCGGGTGGGCCTACTGCTGCAGGGTGCCCGCATCGCGCTGGCGGACGGGCCGTACTCGCCGGGGGAACGCGCGGTGCTGACCGCGCTCGGCAGTGCGCTGGAGTTCACCCCGGAGCAGACGCAGGCGCTGCTCGTGGCGGCCCCCGAACGCGGCTGA
- the leuA gene encoding 2-isopropylmalate synthase, translating to MSNRQQPSGMPIRKYGPYEAVDIPDRTWPDRRITRAPRWLSTDLRDGNQALIDPMSPARKRKMFDLLVAMGYKEIEVGFPASGQTDFDFVRSIIDEDAIPEDVTISVLTQAREELIERTVESLVGARRATVHLYNATAPTFRRVVFRGTREQVRQIAVDGTRLVMEYADKLLDDRTSFGYQYSPEIFTDTELDFALEVCESVMDVWQPEEGREIILNLPATVERSTPSTHADRFEWMSRNLSRREFVCLSAHPHNDRGTAVAAAELAVMAGADRVEGCLFGQGERTGNVDLVTLGMNLFSQGVDPQIDFSQIDEVRRTAEYCNQMEVHARHPYAGDLVYTSFSGSHQDAIKKGFEAMEASAAEAGTTVDEIPWTVPYLPIDPKDVGRSYEAVIRVNSQSGKGGIAYVLKNDHNLDLPRRMQIEFSRIIQEKTDAEGGEITPSQIWDAFCDEYLPTPDRPWGRLALRSAQSETTKDGHDALTVEAVIDGEQTVLAGTGNGPISAFFDALAGNGIDVRLLDYVEHTLSQGASAQAASYIECAIDGQVLWGVGIDANTTRASIKAVVSAVNRASR from the coding sequence ATGAGCAATCGCCAGCAGCCCTCGGGAATGCCGATCCGCAAGTACGGCCCGTACGAGGCCGTGGACATCCCCGACCGCACCTGGCCGGACCGCCGGATCACCCGGGCGCCGCGCTGGCTGTCCACCGACCTGCGGGACGGCAACCAGGCCCTGATCGACCCGATGTCCCCGGCCCGCAAGCGGAAGATGTTCGACCTGCTGGTGGCCATGGGCTACAAGGAGATCGAGGTCGGCTTCCCCGCCTCCGGCCAGACGGACTTCGACTTCGTGCGGTCGATCATCGACGAGGACGCGATCCCCGAGGACGTCACGATCTCCGTGCTGACGCAGGCCCGCGAGGAGCTGATCGAGCGGACGGTCGAGTCGCTGGTCGGTGCGCGCCGGGCGACGGTGCACCTGTACAACGCGACGGCGCCGACGTTCCGCCGCGTCGTCTTCCGCGGCACCCGCGAGCAGGTGCGGCAGATCGCTGTGGACGGCACCCGCCTGGTCATGGAGTACGCCGACAAGCTCCTGGACGACCGCACCTCCTTCGGCTACCAGTACAGCCCGGAGATCTTCACGGACACCGAGCTGGACTTCGCGCTGGAGGTCTGCGAGTCCGTGATGGACGTGTGGCAGCCGGAGGAGGGCCGGGAGATCATCCTGAACCTGCCGGCCACCGTGGAGCGCTCCACGCCCTCCACCCACGCGGACCGCTTCGAGTGGATGTCGCGGAACCTGTCCCGGCGGGAGTTCGTCTGCCTGTCCGCCCACCCGCACAACGACCGGGGGACGGCGGTGGCCGCCGCCGAGCTGGCGGTGATGGCGGGCGCCGACCGCGTCGAGGGCTGTCTGTTCGGGCAGGGCGAGCGCACCGGCAACGTCGACCTGGTCACGCTGGGGATGAACCTCTTCTCCCAGGGCGTGGACCCGCAGATCGACTTCAGCCAGATCGACGAGGTGCGCCGCACCGCCGAGTACTGCAACCAGATGGAGGTCCACGCCCGGCACCCCTACGCCGGCGACCTCGTCTACACGTCCTTCTCCGGCTCCCACCAGGACGCCATCAAGAAGGGCTTCGAGGCCATGGAGGCCTCGGCCGCCGAGGCGGGGACGACGGTCGACGAGATCCCCTGGACGGTCCCGTACCTGCCGATCGACCCCAAGGACGTCGGCCGCTCCTACGAGGCCGTCATCCGGGTCAACTCGCAGTCCGGCAAGGGCGGCATCGCCTACGTGCTGAAGAACGACCACAACCTGGACCTGCCGCGCCGGATGCAGATCGAGTTCTCGCGCATCATCCAGGAGAAGACGGACGCCGAGGGCGGCGAGATCACGCCGTCGCAGATCTGGGACGCCTTCTGCGACGAGTACCTGCCGACGCCCGACCGCCCCTGGGGCCGGCTCGCCCTGCGCAGCGCCCAGTCGGAGACGACCAAGGACGGGCACGACGCGCTGACCGTGGAGGCCGTCATCGACGGCGAGCAGACCGTGCTGGCGGGCACCGGGAACGGCCCGATCTCGGCGTTCTTCGACGCGCTGGCCGGCAACGGCATCGACGTGCGGCTGCTGGACTACGTCGAGCACACGCTCAGCCAGGGCGCGAGCGCCCAGGCCGCCTCGTACATCGAGTGCGCCATCGACGGCCAGGTCCTGTGGGGTGTCGGCATCGACGCCAACACCACCCGCGCCTCCATCAAGGCCGTCGTCTCCGCCGTCAACCGCGCGTCCCGCTGA
- the recO gene encoding DNA repair protein RecO has product MSLFRDDGIVLRTQKLGEADRIITLLTRGHGRVRAVARGVRRTKSKFGARLEPFSHVDVQFFARGSELVGRGLPLCTQTETIAPHGRGIVTDYARYTAGTAMLETAERFTDHEGEPNVQQYLLLVGGLRTLAAGEHAPGLVLDAFLLRSLAVGGYAPSFDACARCGMPGPNRFFSVSAGGTVCPDCRVPGSVVPSPEAVRLLAALLSGDWPTADAAEPRHVREGSGLVSAYLHWHLERGLRSLRYVDKS; this is encoded by the coding sequence ATGAGCCTGTTCCGCGACGACGGCATCGTGCTGCGTACCCAGAAGCTGGGCGAGGCGGACCGCATCATCACCCTCCTCACCCGGGGCCACGGCCGGGTGCGGGCCGTGGCCCGGGGGGTGCGTCGGACGAAGTCGAAGTTCGGCGCCCGGCTGGAGCCCTTCTCCCACGTGGACGTGCAGTTCTTCGCCCGGGGGAGCGAGCTCGTCGGGCGCGGACTGCCCCTGTGCACGCAGACGGAGACGATCGCGCCGCACGGCCGGGGCATCGTCACGGACTACGCCCGCTACACCGCCGGCACGGCCATGCTGGAGACGGCGGAACGCTTCACCGACCACGAGGGCGAGCCGAACGTCCAGCAGTACCTGCTCCTGGTGGGGGGCCTGCGCACACTGGCCGCCGGGGAGCACGCGCCGGGGCTCGTCCTGGACGCCTTCCTCCTGCGCTCGCTCGCCGTCGGCGGCTACGCCCCCAGCTTCGACGCCTGCGCCCGGTGCGGCATGCCGGGCCCGAACCGTTTCTTCTCCGTCTCCGCGGGCGGCACCGTCTGCCCCGACTGCCGGGTGCCCGGCAGCGTCGTCCCCTCACCCGAGGCCGTCCGCCTGCTGGCCGCGCTGCTGTCCGGCGACTGGCCGACGGCGGACGCCGCCGAGCCCCGCCACGTCCGCGAGGGCAGCGGCCTGGTCTCGGCCTATCTGCACTGGCACCTGGAGCGGGGGCTGCGTTCCCTGCGGTACGTCGACAAGAGCTGA
- a CDS encoding TetR/AcrR family transcriptional regulator — translation MGDSGEGARQAAPSGRKDARRNRETLLDAAATVFVTSGVDAPVRDIAAKAGVGLGTIYRHFPTRADLIIGVYRHQVDACADAGPALLATGSPYTALGQWINLFVDFLVTKHGLAAVLQADNADFEALHAYFLDRLLPVCTELLEAAAVTGEIRPDIDAYQLMRGVGNLCIGAESDTRYDARRMAELLVAGLRRSHH, via the coding sequence GTGGGCGACAGCGGCGAGGGCGCGAGGCAGGCGGCCCCGTCCGGGCGGAAGGACGCCCGACGTAACAGGGAAACCCTGCTCGATGCGGCCGCCACGGTCTTCGTCACGTCAGGCGTGGACGCGCCGGTACGCGACATCGCGGCCAAGGCCGGCGTCGGACTGGGTACGATCTACCGCCACTTCCCGACACGAGCAGACCTCATCATCGGCGTCTACCGGCACCAGGTCGACGCCTGCGCCGATGCGGGCCCGGCCCTGCTGGCGACCGGCTCTCCGTACACAGCCCTAGGGCAGTGGATCAACCTCTTCGTCGATTTTCTGGTGACCAAACACGGACTCGCCGCCGTGCTGCAGGCCGACAACGCCGATTTCGAGGCGCTGCATGCCTACTTCCTCGACCGACTCCTACCCGTCTGCACCGAACTGCTCGAAGCCGCAGCCGTCACCGGCGAGATCCGCCCCGACATCGACGCGTACCAGCTCATGCGCGGCGTCGGTAACCTCTGCATCGGCGCGGAGAGCGACACCCGCTACGACGCACGCCGCATGGCCGAACTCCTCGTCGCAGGGCTACGCCGATCACACCACTGA
- a CDS encoding aldo/keto reductase, whose product MQYRILGRTGVQVSTLALGAMNFGKIGRTTQDEVTGIVDAALEAGINLIDTADVYSGGESEEMVGKAIGGRRDDIVLATKATMPMGDERNRQGGSRRWLVTALEDSLRRLGVDHVDLYQIHRWDSNTSDEETLSALTDLQRAGKIRYFGSSTFPAYRIVQAQWAAREHRLSRYVTEQPSYSILQRGIETHVLPVTEQYGLGVMVWSPLASGWLSGAIREGSEITTSRSTFMPQRFDTTIPSNRARLDAVEQLAKVADEAGLTMIQLALAFVTAHPGVTSALLGPRTLDHLYSQLAAADITLSADVLDAIDGIVAPGTDLAAHEKNDTPPALLDSSLRRR is encoded by the coding sequence ATGCAGTACCGCATCCTGGGCCGCACCGGTGTGCAGGTCAGTACCCTCGCGCTCGGCGCGATGAACTTCGGAAAGATCGGGCGCACCACGCAGGACGAGGTCACAGGCATCGTCGACGCCGCGCTGGAGGCGGGGATCAACCTGATCGACACCGCCGACGTGTACAGCGGCGGCGAGTCGGAGGAGATGGTCGGCAAGGCCATCGGCGGGCGCCGCGACGACATCGTGCTGGCCACGAAGGCGACCATGCCGATGGGCGACGAGCGCAATCGCCAGGGCGGTTCGCGCCGCTGGCTGGTCACCGCGCTGGAGGACAGCCTGCGTCGGCTCGGCGTCGACCACGTCGACCTCTACCAGATCCACCGGTGGGACTCGAACACCAGCGACGAGGAGACCCTGTCGGCGTTGACCGACCTGCAGCGCGCGGGAAAGATCCGCTACTTCGGCTCCTCGACCTTTCCGGCCTACCGCATCGTGCAAGCCCAGTGGGCCGCCCGTGAACATCGCTTGAGCCGTTACGTCACCGAACAGCCCAGCTACTCGATCCTGCAGCGCGGCATCGAGACGCACGTCCTGCCCGTGACCGAGCAGTACGGGCTCGGAGTGATGGTGTGGAGCCCGCTGGCCTCGGGCTGGCTGTCGGGCGCGATCCGCGAGGGCAGTGAGATCACCACCAGCCGTTCAACCTTCATGCCGCAGCGCTTCGACACCACCATCCCCTCCAACCGGGCCAGGCTCGACGCCGTCGAGCAACTGGCCAAGGTCGCCGACGAGGCCGGCCTGACGATGATCCAGCTCGCACTCGCCTTCGTGACCGCGCACCCCGGCGTGACCAGCGCCCTCCTCGGCCCTCGCACGCTGGACCACCTGTACTCGCAGCTCGCCGCCGCAGACATCACGCTCTCCGCCGACGTACTCGACGCGATCGACGGCATCGTCGCCCCCGGCACCGATCTCGCCGCACACGAGAAGAACGACACTCCGCCCGCGCTGCTCGACTCGTCACTGCGGCGACGCTGA
- a CDS encoding isoprenyl transferase yields MLSRQSRASRGYTAPEPHPSGARPPKIPAELVPNHVAVVMDGNGRWAKERGLPRTEGHRMGEAVVLDVLKGCLEIGVKNLSLYAFSTENWKRSPEEVRFLMNFNRDVIRRRRDEMDALGIRIRWVGRMPKLWKSVVQELQIAQEQTKNNRAMTLYFCVNYGGRAEIADAAAAIARDVADGRLDPSKVNEKTFGKYLYYRDMPDVDLFVRPSGEQRTSNYLIWQSAYAEMVFQDVLWPDFDRRDLWRACLEYAQRDRRFGGALPNEVPARPATGT; encoded by the coding sequence ATGCTGAGCCGGCAGTCGCGCGCGTCCCGTGGCTACACCGCACCCGAACCCCACCCCTCCGGCGCCCGTCCGCCGAAAATCCCCGCCGAACTCGTGCCGAACCACGTGGCGGTCGTGATGGACGGCAACGGGCGCTGGGCGAAGGAACGCGGCCTGCCGCGCACCGAGGGGCACCGCATGGGCGAGGCGGTCGTGCTCGACGTGCTCAAGGGCTGCCTGGAGATCGGCGTCAAGAACCTCTCCCTCTACGCCTTCTCCACCGAGAACTGGAAGCGCTCGCCGGAGGAGGTGCGCTTCCTGATGAACTTCAACCGGGACGTCATCCGCCGCCGCCGCGACGAGATGGACGCCCTCGGCATCCGCATCCGCTGGGTCGGGCGGATGCCGAAGCTGTGGAAGTCCGTCGTCCAGGAGCTTCAGATCGCGCAGGAGCAGACGAAGAACAACCGGGCGATGACGCTGTACTTCTGCGTCAACTACGGCGGTCGCGCCGAGATCGCCGACGCCGCCGCGGCGATCGCGCGCGACGTGGCCGACGGCCGGCTGGATCCGTCCAAGGTCAACGAGAAGACCTTCGGCAAGTACCTCTACTACCGGGACATGCCGGACGTCGACCTCTTCGTGCGCCCCTCGGGTGAGCAGCGCACGTCGAACTACCTGATCTGGCAGAGCGCCTACGCCGAGATGGTCTTCCAGGACGTCCTCTGGCCCGACTTCGACCGCCGCGACCTGTGGCGGGCCTGCCTGGAGTACGCCCAGCGCGACCGGCGCTTCGGCGGTGCCCTGCCCAACGAGGTCCCGGCCCGTCCGGCCACGGGTACCTGA
- a CDS encoding glycine--tRNA ligase, with amino-acid sequence MAADKIDTIVSLSKRRGFVYPCSEIYGGQRAAWDYGPLGVELKENIKRQWWRAMVTAREDVVGIDSSVILASEVWQASGHVATFTDPLTECTSCHKRFRADHLEEAYEAKHGRPPEGGLADLNCPNCGNKGTFTEPKQFSGLLSTHLGPTQDSGSVAYLRPETAQGIFTNFSQVQQTARRKPPFGIAQMGKSFRNEITPGNFIFRTREFEQMEMEFFVKPGEDEQWHDYWMEQRWNWYRGLGLSEANMRWYEHPKEKLSHYSKRTADIEYRFSFGGSEWGELEGVANRTDYDLNAHSAASGQDLSYFDQEAGERWTPYVIEPAAGVGRAMLAFMLDAYIEDEAPNAKGKMEKRTVMRLDPRLSPVKVAVLPLSRNEQLSPKARGLAQTLRGHWNIDFDDAGAIGRRYRRQDEIGTPFCVTVDFDTLDDNAVTVRERDTMKQERVSLDQVESYLASRLIGC; translated from the coding sequence GTGGCCGCCGACAAGATCGACACCATCGTCAGCCTCAGCAAGCGCCGTGGCTTCGTCTACCCCTGCAGCGAGATCTACGGCGGTCAGCGGGCCGCCTGGGACTACGGCCCGCTGGGCGTGGAGCTGAAGGAGAACATCAAGCGCCAGTGGTGGCGTGCGATGGTCACCGCCCGCGAGGACGTGGTCGGCATCGACTCCTCGGTGATCCTCGCGTCGGAGGTGTGGCAGGCCTCCGGGCACGTCGCCACCTTCACCGACCCGCTCACCGAGTGCACCTCCTGCCACAAGCGCTTCCGCGCCGACCATCTGGAGGAGGCGTACGAGGCCAAGCACGGCCGTCCGCCCGAGGGTGGCCTGGCCGACCTCAACTGCCCCAACTGCGGCAACAAGGGCACCTTCACCGAGCCCAAGCAGTTCTCCGGCCTGCTCTCCACCCACCTCGGCCCCACGCAGGACTCCGGTTCGGTCGCCTACCTCCGGCCGGAGACGGCGCAGGGCATCTTCACCAACTTCAGCCAGGTGCAGCAGACGGCGCGCCGCAAGCCGCCGTTCGGCATCGCCCAGATGGGCAAGTCGTTCCGCAACGAGATCACGCCGGGCAACTTCATCTTCCGCACGCGGGAGTTCGAGCAGATGGAGATGGAGTTCTTCGTCAAGCCGGGCGAGGACGAGCAGTGGCACGACTACTGGATGGAGCAGCGCTGGAACTGGTACCGGGGGCTCGGCCTCTCCGAGGCCAACATGCGCTGGTACGAGCACCCGAAGGAGAAGCTGTCCCACTACTCCAAGCGCACCGCTGACATCGAGTACCGGTTCAGCTTCGGCGGCTCGGAGTGGGGCGAGCTCGAGGGCGTCGCCAACCGCACCGACTACGACCTGAACGCCCACTCCGCCGCCTCCGGTCAGGACCTGTCGTACTTCGACCAGGAGGCCGGCGAGCGCTGGACGCCGTACGTCATCGAGCCGGCCGCCGGTGTGGGCCGCGCGATGCTCGCCTTCATGCTGGACGCCTACATCGAGGACGAGGCGCCCAACGCGAAGGGCAAGATGGAGAAGCGCACGGTCATGCGCCTCGACCCGCGTCTGTCGCCGGTCAAGGTCGCCGTGCTGCCCCTCTCCCGCAACGAGCAGCTCTCCCCGAAGGCGCGCGGTCTGGCGCAGACGCTGCGGGGCCACTGGAACATCGACTTCGACGACGCGGGCGCCATCGGCCGCCGCTACCGCCGTCAGGACGAGATCGGCACGCCGTTCTGCGTCACGGTCGACTTCGACACGCTGGACGACAACGCGGTCACCGTGCGCGAGCGCGACACCATGAAGCAGGAGCGCGTCTCGCTCGACCAGGTGGAGTCCTACCTGGCGAGCCGCCTCATCGGCTGCTGA
- a CDS encoding metal ABC transporter substrate-binding protein, with amino-acid sequence MNARRRPLISATAVAGACTLALSALTACGSGDSGTTEDGKLAVVASFYPMEFLAEEIGGEHVAVSTLTGPGVDPHDLVISPRQTAELTEAGLVVYVEGLQPAVDEAVKQSGVEHVVEASELAEQAPRPEGGTETHGAPAEEEHGHEGEDDHGHEGDHGHEGDHGHEGEDEGDSHDGHDGHDHGGLDPHVWLDPVQYAAVAEGVGEALAEADPDHAADYRKNADDLVAELGELDTAFEEGLSNPETNTFITSHAAFGHLAARYGLDQEAIAGISPDEEPSGARMKDLHAVAERESVTTVFFETNASDGTVQALATDLNLETDVLDPLEGITDASRGDDYLEVMRANLTALQKALGTA; translated from the coding sequence ATGAACGCTCGACGCCGCCCTCTCATATCCGCCACCGCGGTCGCCGGGGCCTGCACTCTCGCCCTGTCCGCACTGACCGCCTGTGGATCGGGCGACTCGGGAACCACCGAGGACGGCAAGCTGGCCGTCGTCGCCTCCTTCTACCCGATGGAGTTCCTGGCCGAGGAGATCGGCGGGGAGCACGTCGCCGTCAGCACCCTCACCGGTCCCGGCGTCGACCCGCACGATCTGGTCATCAGCCCGCGGCAGACGGCCGAGCTGACGGAGGCCGGGCTCGTCGTCTACGTCGAGGGGTTGCAGCCCGCCGTCGACGAGGCGGTGAAGCAGTCCGGCGTCGAGCACGTCGTTGAGGCGTCCGAGCTGGCCGAGCAGGCACCGCGCCCGGAGGGCGGCACCGAGACGCACGGCGCGCCCGCCGAGGAGGAGCACGGCCACGAGGGCGAGGACGACCACGGCCACGAGGGCGACCACGGCCACGAGGGCGACCACGGCCACGAGGGCGAGGACGAGGGCGACAGCCACGACGGGCACGACGGGCACGACCACGGTGGTCTCGACCCGCACGTGTGGCTCGACCCGGTGCAGTACGCCGCCGTCGCGGAGGGCGTCGGCGAGGCGCTGGCCGAGGCCGACCCCGACCACGCGGCCGACTACCGCAAGAACGCCGACGACCTCGTCGCCGAGCTGGGCGAGCTGGACACCGCCTTCGAGGAGGGCCTGAGCAACCCGGAGACGAACACCTTCATCACCTCCCACGCCGCCTTCGGCCACCTCGCCGCCCGCTACGGGCTGGATCAGGAGGCCATCGCCGGGATCAGCCCGGACGAGGAGCCCAGCGGCGCCCGGATGAAGGACCTGCACGCCGTCGCCGAGCGCGAGAGCGTGACGACCGTCTTCTTCGAGACGAACGCGAGCGACGGCACCGTGCAGGCTCTGGCCACGGACCTCAACCTGGAGACGGACGTGCTGGACCCGCTGGAGGGCATCACCGACGCCTCCCGCGGGGACGACTACCTCGAGGTCATGCGCGCGAACCTGACCGCACTGCAGAAGGCGCTCGGCACCGCGTGA
- a CDS encoding metal ABC transporter ATP-binding protein — protein sequence MDVPAPDDGTPVISLRGAHAVLGARPVLRGIDLAVGRGEVVALLGANGSGKSTAVRAVLGRVPLTSGELELFGTPLRRFRDWRRVGYVPQRSTAAAGVPATVREVASSGRLARHRLRPLGRADRAAVQRALELVGMAGRAKDSVSALSGGQHQRVLIARALAGEPELLIMDEPLAGVDLASQHVLADALREQVASGASVLLVLHELGPLAPLIDRSVVLRDGRVERVARPEQLHDPACHPHDSEVAHPASAVPRIETGQLS from the coding sequence ATGGACGTCCCGGCCCCCGACGACGGCACCCCCGTCATATCCCTGCGCGGAGCGCACGCCGTCCTCGGTGCGCGTCCGGTGCTGCGGGGCATCGACCTGGCCGTCGGGCGCGGCGAGGTCGTCGCGCTGCTCGGCGCCAACGGCTCCGGGAAGTCGACGGCCGTGCGCGCGGTCCTCGGCCGGGTGCCGCTGACCTCCGGTGAGCTGGAGCTGTTCGGCACGCCGCTGCGGCGCTTCCGCGACTGGCGGCGCGTCGGGTACGTGCCGCAGCGGTCCACCGCGGCGGCGGGCGTGCCCGCCACCGTCCGTGAGGTCGCCTCCTCCGGTCGGCTGGCCCGGCACCGGTTGCGGCCGCTGGGCCGCGCGGACCGGGCGGCCGTCCAGCGCGCGCTGGAGCTGGTCGGCATGGCCGGGCGTGCGAAGGACTCGGTGAGCGCCCTCTCCGGCGGTCAGCACCAGCGGGTGCTCATCGCGCGCGCCCTGGCCGGTGAGCCGGAGCTGCTGATCATGGACGAGCCGCTGGCCGGTGTGGACCTGGCCAGCCAGCACGTCCTCGCCGACGCCCTCCGCGAGCAGGTGGCGTCGGGGGCGTCGGTGCTCCTCGTGCTGCACGAGCTGGGGCCGCTGGCGCCGCTCATCGACCGCTCCGTGGTGCTGCGCGACGGCCGGGTGGAGCGCGTCGCGCGTCCCGAGCAGCTGCACGACCCGGCCTGCCACCCGCACGACAGCGAGGTCGCCCACCCGGCGTCCGCCGTCCCCAGGATCGAAACGGGGCAGCTCTCATGA